A single region of the Thermococcus paralvinellae genome encodes:
- a CDS encoding secondary thiamine-phosphate synthase enzyme YjbQ, with protein MLYEIEIRTNKEFEIIDITPEIQKIVEESKVQEGIAVVFTKHTTTALIVNENETRLLSDIELLLESIAPKGKGYKHDKIDNNAHSHLRAILLNPSVTIPVKGRRLELGTWQSILFVELDGPRIRKILVKICAC; from the coding sequence ATGCTTTATGAGATTGAAATCCGCACCAACAAGGAGTTTGAAATAATCGACATAACGCCAGAGATCCAAAAAATTGTGGAAGAAAGCAAGGTACAAGAAGGCATTGCAGTAGTTTTCACAAAACACACAACAACAGCTTTGATTGTAAATGAAAATGAAACAAGACTTCTCTCAGATATTGAGCTCCTACTTGAGAGCATTGCTCCAAAAGGAAAAGGATACAAGCATGATAAAATTGACAACAATGCCCATTCCCATCTGCGGGCAATCCTATTGAATCCAAGTGTTACAATTCCAGTTAAGGGCAGAAGACTGGAGCTGGGAACGTGGCAGAGTATTTTGTTTGTTGAGCTTGATGGTCCGAGGATTAGGAAAATTCTTGTTAAAATATGTGCCTGCTGA
- a CDS encoding NfeD family protein, producing the protein MKLKEMLKDMLKLVLLMMDEIIAGIFLFVILPSAGIRVPLALSVTVIALLIIKDIAIVPSFGQILRKKAEVGIEALVGKEALVVEDLTPEGVVKIGNEYWKAECINGNAKAGGKVKVVGAKGLKLLVECRE; encoded by the coding sequence ATGAAACTAAAAGAGATGCTAAAAGACATGTTAAAACTTGTACTTTTGATGATGGACGAGATTATAGCTGGGATATTTTTGTTTGTAATCCTTCCATCCGCGGGGATTAGAGTCCCTTTAGCATTATCCGTTACTGTTATAGCGCTTCTCATCATAAAGGATATCGCAATAGTGCCATCTTTCGGACAGATTTTAAGGAAAAAGGCAGAGGTAGGTATCGAAGCATTAGTGGGAAAGGAAGCGCTTGTTGTTGAGGATTTAACTCCTGAAGGGGTTGTGAAAATAGGAAATGAATACTGGAAAGCAGAATGCATAAACGGAAATGCAAAAGCTGGAGGGAAGGTAAAAGTTGTGGGGGCTAAAGGTTTAAAGCTTCTCGTGGAATGCCGAGAGTAG
- a CDS encoding ArsR family transcriptional regulator, whose product MPEDKDVEKLAEELKTLRKAMNELMKSFELVSQLAQNYLRLINIYAQYGELSIDIVIPEIKHDPIAREIVKIVFDLKKANISQIARELKARRGKGSRNTVREKVELLLKLNVFEEVEGEKGKCYTLRKEVINKWFDLIGIPIRFEQR is encoded by the coding sequence ATGCCAGAAGACAAAGATGTCGAGAAACTTGCGGAGGAGCTGAAGACATTAAGAAAAGCCATGAACGAATTAATGAAGAGCTTTGAGCTTGTGTCTCAATTAGCCCAGAACTATCTTAGACTAATAAACATTTACGCACAATATGGGGAGCTTAGCATTGATATTGTAATTCCAGAGATTAAGCATGATCCAATTGCGAGGGAGATAGTTAAGATAGTATTTGACCTTAAAAAAGCGAACATAAGTCAGATAGCAAGGGAGCTTAAGGCGAGACGTGGAAAAGGCTCGAGAAATACTGTTAGAGAGAAAGTTGAGCTTCTTTTGAAGCTCAATGTTTTCGAAGAAGTAGAAGGCGAGAAAGGAAAGTGCTACACGCTGAGAAAAGAAGTGATCAATAAGTGGTTTGATTTAATCGGAATCCCAATTAGGTTTGAGCAAAGATAA
- a CDS encoding TRM11 family SAM-dependent methyltransferase, translated as MYAVILGKNPKLSEAEFHAFTNRFGLRVKIIESSHNWIVFESSKKIEHLFHKLGGSLKLVKIVGEGEESIQELTYSKLFTVSIYGKDDWKLWRKLGSQIKKTFKSEGSAKFFKPAKVYAMPSELILKGFPETKDFMFIYGEKLWVGETIKITDPFELKKLDVDRPVQRAIFSIPPRLARIMINLTEVRQGNFLDPFCGIGTIVQEFLLQGLNAYGSDSDPKAIRGAKENLKWLKKEFRVKKTAHLEVCDARKLKRCFRTRFDAIVTEPWLGKPLKYNLTRGEAIQMANQLDRFYYQVFDSFRDVLKRNGRVVFVFPAYKLKDGRIYRKERRWLEKLGFEVLAKYTDFEERHKVVRDIHVLRFRG; from the coding sequence ATGTATGCAGTAATCTTAGGGAAAAATCCCAAGCTTAGTGAGGCTGAATTTCATGCCTTTACTAATAGATTCGGGCTTAGAGTTAAAATCATCGAAAGCTCTCACAACTGGATAGTGTTTGAAAGCTCCAAAAAGATTGAACATCTCTTTCATAAGCTAGGCGGTTCGCTGAAGCTTGTGAAGATAGTTGGTGAAGGGGAAGAGTCTATTCAAGAACTTACATATTCAAAGCTTTTTACAGTTAGCATCTACGGGAAAGATGACTGGAAGCTCTGGAGAAAGCTTGGAAGCCAAATAAAGAAAACCTTCAAGAGTGAAGGTTCTGCTAAATTCTTTAAGCCAGCCAAGGTCTATGCTATGCCCTCTGAACTAATTCTAAAAGGATTCCCAGAGACAAAGGATTTTATGTTCATCTATGGAGAAAAACTCTGGGTAGGAGAGACGATAAAAATTACCGACCCATTTGAACTGAAAAAGCTTGATGTTGATCGGCCAGTTCAAAGAGCGATTTTCTCAATCCCTCCTAGATTAGCGAGGATAATGATTAATCTGACAGAGGTTAGACAAGGAAATTTCTTAGATCCCTTTTGTGGCATTGGAACAATAGTTCAAGAATTTCTTCTTCAAGGGCTAAATGCATATGGAAGCGACTCAGATCCCAAGGCAATTAGAGGAGCAAAGGAGAATCTGAAGTGGTTGAAGAAAGAATTTAGAGTCAAAAAAACCGCTCACCTAGAAGTGTGTGATGCTAGAAAGCTTAAACGCTGCTTTAGAACTAGGTTTGATGCCATAGTTACAGAACCCTGGTTGGGAAAGCCTCTCAAGTATAATCTCACAAGAGGAGAGGCCATACAAATGGCAAATCAACTTGACCGCTTTTACTATCAAGTTTTCGACAGTTTTAGAGATGTGCTCAAAAGGAATGGAAGAGTTGTATTTGTATTTCCAGCATATAAGCTCAAAGATGGGAGGATATACAGGAAAGAAAGAAGATGGTTGGAAAAACTTGGCTTTGAAGTCCTAGCAAAGTATACTGACTTTGAGGAAAGACACAAAGTAGTTAGAGACATTCATGTGCTGAGATTTAGAGGATAA
- a CDS encoding CoA-binding protein, translating into MVKKMPLDRLTDDDIREILTKYKRIALVGASPKPERDANTVMRYLLEHGYDVIPVNPKYEEVLGRKCYPSVLDIPGDIDIVDIFVRPEFTEEIVDQAIKKGAKVVWFQFYTYNRNAFKKAKEAGLTAVAHRCIKQEHERLFGDL; encoded by the coding sequence ATGGTCAAGAAGATGCCTCTAGATAGGTTAACAGATGATGATATCCGAGAAATTCTCACAAAATACAAGCGAATTGCCTTAGTTGGGGCTTCTCCAAAGCCTGAAAGAGACGCAAACACTGTCATGCGCTATCTTCTAGAACATGGCTATGATGTGATACCAGTCAATCCAAAATATGAGGAAGTGCTTGGAAGAAAATGCTATCCTTCAGTGCTTGATATTCCAGGGGATATTGACATTGTTGATATATTTGTAAGACCAGAATTCACTGAAGAGATCGTTGACCAAGCAATAAAGAAGGGAGCCAAGGTTGTATGGTTCCAATTCTACACCTATAACAGGAACGCATTCAAAAAGGCAAAAGAAGCTGGGCTTACTGCAGTTGCTCATAGATGTATAAAGCAGGAACACGAGAGACTGTTTGGAGATTTGTAG